The Odocoileus virginianus isolate 20LAN1187 ecotype Illinois chromosome 12, Ovbor_1.2, whole genome shotgun sequence genome has a segment encoding these proteins:
- the TANGO2 gene encoding transport and Golgi organization protein 2 homolog isoform X1, whose amino-acid sequence MCIIFFKFDPRPVSKNAYRLILAANRDEFYHRPARAADFWGSNNEVLSGLDMEEGKEGGTWLGVSTRGKLAALTNYLQPRLNRDARGRGELVAQFLTSDMDSLSYLKKVSAEGHLYNGFNLIAADLSTEKGDVICYYGNRGEQEPVVLVPDPRPPAGTYGLSNALLETPWRKLCFGKQLFLEAVERGRELPRDALVAQLLDVLSNDEAQLPDPAIEAQGREYVRPILSKYAAVCVRCPDYGTRRATYKSRPRGECLSSSCASSRESRRDPDTRVDVRFSAAPPVLAMVFAAPSPAPGRRQTLWRDESLPPRETQPGAQGRHVHGAVHERRLCALRRLGLRGSRQAHLREGTQRPLPFSSRETKHRRTLYVNGGR is encoded by the exons ATGTGCATCATCTTCTTTAAGTTTGATCCTCGCCCTGTTTCCAAAAATGCATACAG GCTTATCCTGGCCGCCAACAGGGACGAGTTCTACCACCGGCCGGCCAGGGCCGCAGACTTCTGGGGGAGCAACAACGAGGTCCTCAGCG GGCTGGACATGGAGGAAGGCAAGGAGGGTGGCACGTGGCTGGGTGTCAGCACGCGGGGCAAGCTGGCCGCGCTCACCAACTACTTGCAGCCGCGGCTGAACCGTGATGCCCGGGGCCGAG GTGAGCTCGTGGCCCAGTTCCTGACCTCGGACATGGACAGCTTGTCCTACCTGAAGAAGGTCTCGGCCGAAGGCCACCTGTACAACGGCTTCAACCTCATTGCAGCTGACCTGAG CACAGAGAAGGGAGACGTCATTTGCTACTATGGAAACCGGGGGGAGCAGGAGCCTGTCGTCTTGGTGCCAG ACCCCCGGCCTCCTGCAGGGACCTACGGGCTGAGCAACGCTCTGCTGGAGACGCCCTGGAGGAAGCTGTGCTTCGGGAAGCAGCTCTTCCTGGAGGCCGTGGAGCGGGGCCGGGAGCTCCCCAGGGACGCGCTGGTGGCCCAGCTCCTGGACGTGCTCAGCAACGATGAGGC GCAGCTGCCAGACCCGGCCATtgaggcccagggcagggagTACGTGCGACCCATCCTCAGCAAGTATGCGGCTGTGTGCGTGCGCTGCCCAGACTACGGCACCAG GCGTGCCACCTACAAGAGCCGGCCTCGCGGCGAGTGCCTCTCATCCTCATGCGCTTCGTCCCGTGAGTCTCGCCGCGATCCAGACACAAGGGTGGATGTCCGCTTCAGCGCAGCCCCTCCTGTCCTGGCCATGGTCTttgctgcccccagccctgctcctggAAGGAGACAGACCCTCTGGAGGGATGAAAGCCTGCCCCCTAGAGAGACACAGCCTGGGGCCCAGGGGCGCCATGTGCATGGGGCTGTCCATGAAAGGCGTCTGTGCGCACTGCGCCGCCTGGGGCTCCGGGGCTCCAGGCAGGCCCATCTCAGGGAGGGCACACAGAGGCCCCTGCCGTTCTCCTCCCGAGAAACTAAACATCGTAGGACTCTGTACGTGAATGGGGGACGCTGA
- the TANGO2 gene encoding transport and Golgi organization protein 2 homolog isoform X2, with protein MCIIFFKFDPRPVSKNAYRLILAANRDEFYHRPARAADFWGSNNEVLSGLDMEEGKEGGTWLGVSTRGKLAALTNYLQPRLNRDARGRGELVAQFLTSDMDSLSYLKKVSAEGHLYNGFNLIAADLSTEKGDVICYYGNRGEQEPVVLVPGTYGLSNALLETPWRKLCFGKQLFLEAVERGRELPRDALVAQLLDVLSNDEAQLPDPAIEAQGREYVRPILSKYAAVCVRCPDYGTRRATYKSRPRGECLSSSCASSRESRRDPDTRVDVRFSAAPPVLAMVFAAPSPAPGRRQTLWRDESLPPRETQPGAQGRHVHGAVHERRLCALRRLGLRGSRQAHLREGTQRPLPFSSRETKHRRTLYVNGGR; from the exons ATGTGCATCATCTTCTTTAAGTTTGATCCTCGCCCTGTTTCCAAAAATGCATACAG GCTTATCCTGGCCGCCAACAGGGACGAGTTCTACCACCGGCCGGCCAGGGCCGCAGACTTCTGGGGGAGCAACAACGAGGTCCTCAGCG GGCTGGACATGGAGGAAGGCAAGGAGGGTGGCACGTGGCTGGGTGTCAGCACGCGGGGCAAGCTGGCCGCGCTCACCAACTACTTGCAGCCGCGGCTGAACCGTGATGCCCGGGGCCGAG GTGAGCTCGTGGCCCAGTTCCTGACCTCGGACATGGACAGCTTGTCCTACCTGAAGAAGGTCTCGGCCGAAGGCCACCTGTACAACGGCTTCAACCTCATTGCAGCTGACCTGAG CACAGAGAAGGGAGACGTCATTTGCTACTATGGAAACCGGGGGGAGCAGGAGCCTGTCGTCTTGGTGCCAG GGACCTACGGGCTGAGCAACGCTCTGCTGGAGACGCCCTGGAGGAAGCTGTGCTTCGGGAAGCAGCTCTTCCTGGAGGCCGTGGAGCGGGGCCGGGAGCTCCCCAGGGACGCGCTGGTGGCCCAGCTCCTGGACGTGCTCAGCAACGATGAGGC GCAGCTGCCAGACCCGGCCATtgaggcccagggcagggagTACGTGCGACCCATCCTCAGCAAGTATGCGGCTGTGTGCGTGCGCTGCCCAGACTACGGCACCAG GCGTGCCACCTACAAGAGCCGGCCTCGCGGCGAGTGCCTCTCATCCTCATGCGCTTCGTCCCGTGAGTCTCGCCGCGATCCAGACACAAGGGTGGATGTCCGCTTCAGCGCAGCCCCTCCTGTCCTGGCCATGGTCTttgctgcccccagccctgctcctggAAGGAGACAGACCCTCTGGAGGGATGAAAGCCTGCCCCCTAGAGAGACACAGCCTGGGGCCCAGGGGCGCCATGTGCATGGGGCTGTCCATGAAAGGCGTCTGTGCGCACTGCGCCGCCTGGGGCTCCGGGGCTCCAGGCAGGCCCATCTCAGGGAGGGCACACAGAGGCCCCTGCCGTTCTCCTCCCGAGAAACTAAACATCGTAGGACTCTGTACGTGAATGGGGGACGCTGA
- the TANGO2 gene encoding transport and Golgi organization protein 2 homolog isoform X4, translated as MCIIFFKFDPRPVSKNAYRLILAANRDEFYHRPARAADFWGSNNEVLSGELVAQFLTSDMDSLSYLKKVSAEGHLYNGFNLIAADLSTEKGDVICYYGNRGEQEPVVLVPDPRPPAGTYGLSNALLETPWRKLCFGKQLFLEAVERGRELPRDALVAQLLDVLSNDEAQLPDPAIEAQGREYVRPILSKYAAVCVRCPDYGTRRATYKSRPRGECLSSSCASSRESRRDPDTRVDVRFSAAPPVLAMVFAAPSPAPGRRQTLWRDESLPPRETQPGAQGRHVHGAVHERRLCALRRLGLRGSRQAHLREGTQRPLPFSSRETKHRRTLYVNGGR; from the exons ATGTGCATCATCTTCTTTAAGTTTGATCCTCGCCCTGTTTCCAAAAATGCATACAG GCTTATCCTGGCCGCCAACAGGGACGAGTTCTACCACCGGCCGGCCAGGGCCGCAGACTTCTGGGGGAGCAACAACGAGGTCCTCAGCG GTGAGCTCGTGGCCCAGTTCCTGACCTCGGACATGGACAGCTTGTCCTACCTGAAGAAGGTCTCGGCCGAAGGCCACCTGTACAACGGCTTCAACCTCATTGCAGCTGACCTGAG CACAGAGAAGGGAGACGTCATTTGCTACTATGGAAACCGGGGGGAGCAGGAGCCTGTCGTCTTGGTGCCAG ACCCCCGGCCTCCTGCAGGGACCTACGGGCTGAGCAACGCTCTGCTGGAGACGCCCTGGAGGAAGCTGTGCTTCGGGAAGCAGCTCTTCCTGGAGGCCGTGGAGCGGGGCCGGGAGCTCCCCAGGGACGCGCTGGTGGCCCAGCTCCTGGACGTGCTCAGCAACGATGAGGC GCAGCTGCCAGACCCGGCCATtgaggcccagggcagggagTACGTGCGACCCATCCTCAGCAAGTATGCGGCTGTGTGCGTGCGCTGCCCAGACTACGGCACCAG GCGTGCCACCTACAAGAGCCGGCCTCGCGGCGAGTGCCTCTCATCCTCATGCGCTTCGTCCCGTGAGTCTCGCCGCGATCCAGACACAAGGGTGGATGTCCGCTTCAGCGCAGCCCCTCCTGTCCTGGCCATGGTCTttgctgcccccagccctgctcctggAAGGAGACAGACCCTCTGGAGGGATGAAAGCCTGCCCCCTAGAGAGACACAGCCTGGGGCCCAGGGGCGCCATGTGCATGGGGCTGTCCATGAAAGGCGTCTGTGCGCACTGCGCCGCCTGGGGCTCCGGGGCTCCAGGCAGGCCCATCTCAGGGAGGGCACACAGAGGCCCCTGCCGTTCTCCTCCCGAGAAACTAAACATCGTAGGACTCTGTACGTGAATGGGGGACGCTGA
- the TANGO2 gene encoding transport and Golgi organization protein 2 homolog isoform X5, whose translation MCIIFFKFDPRPVSKNAYRLILAANRDEFYHRPARAADFWGSNNEVLSGLDMEEGKEGGTWLGVSTRGKLAALTNYLQPRLNRDARGRGELVAQFLTSDMDSLSYLKKVSAEGHLYNGFNLIAADLSTEKGDVICYYGNRGEQEPVVLVPDPRPPAGTYGLSNALLETPWRKLCFGKQLFLEAVERGRELPRDALVAQLLDVLSNDEAQLPDPAIEAQGREYVRPILSKYAAVCVRCPDYGTRTNTVILVDADGHVTFTERSMLGSDPTRWETTTHEFRLQS comes from the exons ATGTGCATCATCTTCTTTAAGTTTGATCCTCGCCCTGTTTCCAAAAATGCATACAG GCTTATCCTGGCCGCCAACAGGGACGAGTTCTACCACCGGCCGGCCAGGGCCGCAGACTTCTGGGGGAGCAACAACGAGGTCCTCAGCG GGCTGGACATGGAGGAAGGCAAGGAGGGTGGCACGTGGCTGGGTGTCAGCACGCGGGGCAAGCTGGCCGCGCTCACCAACTACTTGCAGCCGCGGCTGAACCGTGATGCCCGGGGCCGAG GTGAGCTCGTGGCCCAGTTCCTGACCTCGGACATGGACAGCTTGTCCTACCTGAAGAAGGTCTCGGCCGAAGGCCACCTGTACAACGGCTTCAACCTCATTGCAGCTGACCTGAG CACAGAGAAGGGAGACGTCATTTGCTACTATGGAAACCGGGGGGAGCAGGAGCCTGTCGTCTTGGTGCCAG ACCCCCGGCCTCCTGCAGGGACCTACGGGCTGAGCAACGCTCTGCTGGAGACGCCCTGGAGGAAGCTGTGCTTCGGGAAGCAGCTCTTCCTGGAGGCCGTGGAGCGGGGCCGGGAGCTCCCCAGGGACGCGCTGGTGGCCCAGCTCCTGGACGTGCTCAGCAACGATGAGGC GCAGCTGCCAGACCCGGCCATtgaggcccagggcagggagTACGTGCGACCCATCCTCAGCAAGTATGCGGCTGTGTGCGTGCGCTGCCCAGACTACGGCACCAG GACCAACACGGTCATCCTTGTGGATGCAGACGGGCATGTGACCTTCACGGAGCGCAGCATGCTGGGCTCGGACCCCACCCGCTGGGAGACCACTACCCATGAGTTCCGGCTGCAGAGCTAG
- the TANGO2 gene encoding transport and Golgi organization protein 2 homolog isoform X6, with translation MCIIFFKFDPRPVSKNAYRLILAANRDEFYHRPARAADFWGSNNEVLSGLDMEEGKEGGTWLGVSTRGKLAALTNYLQPRLNRDARGRGELVAQFLTSDMDSLSYLKKVSAEGHLYNGFNLIAADLSTEKGDVICYYGNRGEQEPVVLVPGTYGLSNALLETPWRKLCFGKQLFLEAVERGRELPRDALVAQLLDVLSNDEAQLPDPAIEAQGREYVRPILSKYAAVCVRCPDYGTRTNTVILVDADGHVTFTERSMLGSDPTRWETTTHEFRLQS, from the exons ATGTGCATCATCTTCTTTAAGTTTGATCCTCGCCCTGTTTCCAAAAATGCATACAG GCTTATCCTGGCCGCCAACAGGGACGAGTTCTACCACCGGCCGGCCAGGGCCGCAGACTTCTGGGGGAGCAACAACGAGGTCCTCAGCG GGCTGGACATGGAGGAAGGCAAGGAGGGTGGCACGTGGCTGGGTGTCAGCACGCGGGGCAAGCTGGCCGCGCTCACCAACTACTTGCAGCCGCGGCTGAACCGTGATGCCCGGGGCCGAG GTGAGCTCGTGGCCCAGTTCCTGACCTCGGACATGGACAGCTTGTCCTACCTGAAGAAGGTCTCGGCCGAAGGCCACCTGTACAACGGCTTCAACCTCATTGCAGCTGACCTGAG CACAGAGAAGGGAGACGTCATTTGCTACTATGGAAACCGGGGGGAGCAGGAGCCTGTCGTCTTGGTGCCAG GGACCTACGGGCTGAGCAACGCTCTGCTGGAGACGCCCTGGAGGAAGCTGTGCTTCGGGAAGCAGCTCTTCCTGGAGGCCGTGGAGCGGGGCCGGGAGCTCCCCAGGGACGCGCTGGTGGCCCAGCTCCTGGACGTGCTCAGCAACGATGAGGC GCAGCTGCCAGACCCGGCCATtgaggcccagggcagggagTACGTGCGACCCATCCTCAGCAAGTATGCGGCTGTGTGCGTGCGCTGCCCAGACTACGGCACCAG GACCAACACGGTCATCCTTGTGGATGCAGACGGGCATGTGACCTTCACGGAGCGCAGCATGCTGGGCTCGGACCCCACCCGCTGGGAGACCACTACCCATGAGTTCCGGCTGCAGAGCTAG
- the TANGO2 gene encoding transport and Golgi organization protein 2 homolog isoform X3 — MCIIFFKFDPRPVSKNAYRLILAANRDEFYHRPARAADFWGSNNEVLSGLDMEEGKEGGTWLGVSTRGKLAALTNYLQPRLNRDARGRGELVAQFLTSDMDSLSYLKKVSAEGHLYNGFNLIAADLSTEKGDVICYYGNRGEQEPVVLVPDPRPPAGTYGLSNALLETPWRKLCFGKQLFLEAVERGRELPRDALVAQLLDVLSNDEACQTRPLRPRAGSTCDPSSASMRLCACAAQTTAPGVPPTRAGLAASASHPHALRPVSLAAIQTQGWMSASAQPLLSWPWSLLPPALLLEGDRPSGGMKACPLERHSLGPRGAMCMGLSMKGVCAHCAAWGSGAPGRPISGRAHRGPCRSPPEKLNIVGLCT; from the exons ATGTGCATCATCTTCTTTAAGTTTGATCCTCGCCCTGTTTCCAAAAATGCATACAG GCTTATCCTGGCCGCCAACAGGGACGAGTTCTACCACCGGCCGGCCAGGGCCGCAGACTTCTGGGGGAGCAACAACGAGGTCCTCAGCG GGCTGGACATGGAGGAAGGCAAGGAGGGTGGCACGTGGCTGGGTGTCAGCACGCGGGGCAAGCTGGCCGCGCTCACCAACTACTTGCAGCCGCGGCTGAACCGTGATGCCCGGGGCCGAG GTGAGCTCGTGGCCCAGTTCCTGACCTCGGACATGGACAGCTTGTCCTACCTGAAGAAGGTCTCGGCCGAAGGCCACCTGTACAACGGCTTCAACCTCATTGCAGCTGACCTGAG CACAGAGAAGGGAGACGTCATTTGCTACTATGGAAACCGGGGGGAGCAGGAGCCTGTCGTCTTGGTGCCAG ACCCCCGGCCTCCTGCAGGGACCTACGGGCTGAGCAACGCTCTGCTGGAGACGCCCTGGAGGAAGCTGTGCTTCGGGAAGCAGCTCTTCCTGGAGGCCGTGGAGCGGGGCCGGGAGCTCCCCAGGGACGCGCTGGTGGCCCAGCTCCTGGACGTGCTCAGCAACGATGAGGC CTGCCAGACCCGGCCATtgaggcccagggcagggagTACGTGCGACCCATCCTCAGCAAGTATGCGGCTGTGTGCGTGCGCTGCCCAGACTACGGCACCAG GCGTGCCACCTACAAGAGCCGGCCTCGCGGCGAGTGCCTCTCATCCTCATGCGCTTCGTCCCGTGAGTCTCGCCGCGATCCAGACACAAGGGTGGATGTCCGCTTCAGCGCAGCCCCTCCTGTCCTGGCCATGGTCTttgctgcccccagccctgctcctggAAGGAGACAGACCCTCTGGAGGGATGAAAGCCTGCCCCCTAGAGAGACACAGCCTGGGGCCCAGGGGCGCCATGTGCATGGGGCTGTCCATGAAAGGCGTCTGTGCGCACTGCGCCGCCTGGGGCTCCGGGGCTCCAGGCAGGCCCATCTCAGGGAGGGCACACAGAGGCCCCTGCCGTTCTCCTCCCGAGAAACTAAACATCGTAGGACTCTGTACGTGA
- the TANGO2 gene encoding transport and Golgi organization protein 2 homolog isoform X7, with protein MCIIFFKFDPRPVSKNAYRLILAANRDEFYHRPARAADFWGSNNEVLSGLDMEEGKEGGTWLGVSTRGKLAALTNYLQPRLNRDARGRGELVAQFLTSDMDSLSYLKKVSAEGHLYNGFNLIAADLSTEKGDVICYYGNRGEQEPVVLVPDPRPPAGTYGLSNALLETPWRKLCFGKQLFLEAVERGRELPRDALVAQLLDVLSNDEACQTRPLRPRAGSTCDPSSASMRLCACAAQTTAPGPTRSSLWMQTGM; from the exons ATGTGCATCATCTTCTTTAAGTTTGATCCTCGCCCTGTTTCCAAAAATGCATACAG GCTTATCCTGGCCGCCAACAGGGACGAGTTCTACCACCGGCCGGCCAGGGCCGCAGACTTCTGGGGGAGCAACAACGAGGTCCTCAGCG GGCTGGACATGGAGGAAGGCAAGGAGGGTGGCACGTGGCTGGGTGTCAGCACGCGGGGCAAGCTGGCCGCGCTCACCAACTACTTGCAGCCGCGGCTGAACCGTGATGCCCGGGGCCGAG GTGAGCTCGTGGCCCAGTTCCTGACCTCGGACATGGACAGCTTGTCCTACCTGAAGAAGGTCTCGGCCGAAGGCCACCTGTACAACGGCTTCAACCTCATTGCAGCTGACCTGAG CACAGAGAAGGGAGACGTCATTTGCTACTATGGAAACCGGGGGGAGCAGGAGCCTGTCGTCTTGGTGCCAG ACCCCCGGCCTCCTGCAGGGACCTACGGGCTGAGCAACGCTCTGCTGGAGACGCCCTGGAGGAAGCTGTGCTTCGGGAAGCAGCTCTTCCTGGAGGCCGTGGAGCGGGGCCGGGAGCTCCCCAGGGACGCGCTGGTGGCCCAGCTCCTGGACGTGCTCAGCAACGATGAGGC CTGCCAGACCCGGCCATtgaggcccagggcagggagTACGTGCGACCCATCCTCAGCAAGTATGCGGCTGTGTGCGTGCGCTGCCCAGACTACGGCACCAG GACCAACACGGTCATCCTTGTGGATGCAGACGGGCATGTGA